One part of the Methanobacterium petrolearium genome encodes these proteins:
- a CDS encoding AAA family ATPase, with product MIIAVSGKGGTGKTLVSSLLIKSLKDTEKDILAIDADPDSNLPEALGVDVHKTVGDVREDLKEDTTKGRIPAGMNKWDILDYKIMESIIETPNFDLLVMGRPEGSGCYCAVNNMLRRIIENLSSNYDVIVIDAEAGLEHLSRRTTQNVDVMLVVTDKSKRGILTAQRIGQLADELDIKFQDLYLVLNRVNPENEDEIVQKVRETGLDMVGIIHEDDEVTQFDIEGRPLVELPDESYTVKAVSGILSRILK from the coding sequence GTGATTATTGCAGTAAGTGGTAAAGGTGGAACCGGGAAAACACTGGTATCCTCTCTTCTCATAAAATCCCTAAAAGACACAGAAAAAGATATTTTGGCCATTGACGCCGACCCTGACAGCAATTTACCTGAAGCATTAGGGGTAGATGTGCACAAAACAGTGGGAGATGTGAGGGAAGACTTAAAGGAAGACACTACCAAGGGCCGGATACCTGCTGGAATGAATAAGTGGGATATTCTTGACTACAAAATCATGGAATCAATTATTGAAACACCAAACTTCGACCTCCTGGTAATGGGGAGGCCGGAAGGCAGTGGATGTTATTGTGCTGTTAACAACATGCTCCGTAGAATAATCGAAAACTTATCATCCAATTATGATGTGATTGTCATTGATGCCGAGGCTGGACTTGAGCACTTAAGTCGTCGAACCACTCAAAACGTGGACGTGATGCTGGTGGTCACTGATAAATCCAAAAGAGGAATTCTCACCGCACAAAGAATCGGTCAACTCGCCGATGAACTGGACATTAAATTTCAGGATCTTTATCTGGTTTTAAACCGTGTTAACCCTGAAAATGAGGATGAAATCGTGCAAAAAGTCAGAGAAACCGGTTTGGATATGGTGGGTATAATTCATGAGGATGATGAGGTAACCCAGTTTGATATTGAGGGGAGGCCCCTGGTGGAGCTTCCAGATGAATCTTATACTGTAAAGGCAGTATCCGGGATATTATCCCGTATCTTAAAGTAA